GGTCCCTGGTAGTACTCGAGCGTGTCCATCCCTGTCGCCGACGAAAGCGTGTCGCCCTTCCCCTTTGTCTGCTCCCAGTTCACCGTCGTCCACACCGGACAGAACCTGCCCGACGAATCCATGGCGCCCCGCGGCAAGTCCGACTTAAGCGACGACGCATCCGCTCCGTCCGCATTTGGTTCGTAGACGAAATACGTGTTCAATGTCCGGTCGTTCAATGCGTTCACATGGCGGATAAACTCAAGCGATTCGCTCCGCTTGCCGAACATCCCCCCCGGCTGACTCTGCGCCAAGATCGCGGCAACCAGATTCCAGCGATCGTTGCGCCCGTTGAGGTCAACCGCGGCACCCCGCGCATCCGCCGCCAGAACCTCCTCTTCCGCAGTCCGCAGGCTCTTATACGTTTCCACGGCGCTCCACGCCACGATCGCACCAATCACGAGGACCGTGGGCAGAACGCCAAACAGCAGAATCCGTCCCGACAGACTGTTGGCAAAGGATGGTTTGGACATGCGTCGTGGTTCCCTGTGCGGACTGGCGCCCGAAGCGCACGCGTTCATATCGTGGGCTGGAGCGCGCCATCAAAAGTATATTGAAAGTCCCTTCCGACCCCCCGCCCATTCTCGTTCCGCGAGCCCCGGTTTAGTCGGGTTTTCGGCAAGAATTGCGTCAATTCGCGCGCGCCAGAGCATGGTTTGACGTCTCATCGACACCAAGGGCGCGCATTTCGCATCGCCGAGTCATGTCTTCAACTCATTACCCGCGGCGCCACTTCCGAAGCTCACTCCCTGAGGGAAGGGGTTGGGGGAAGGGAGTGTCTTTCCTGCGGGTGCAACTTGCTCGTGCGCAACTCTGCGCTCCCGCGGCCTTGCCCGCTTCCGGAACCCCCTCCCTGTGGGAGGGGGCTTGGGGGTGGGCGCGCCTCGGGATGCCTCTTCTCCGCAGCTCGCGGCACAGACGCGGGCTTCCGTAGGCCTGCCGCGTCTCTTCGTGCACGAGACGGACCTGACGGGTAAGCAGTTGATGCCGCTGCCGACGCGGAGAATCGCCGCGATCTTGCGCGGCGTAGTACCCGGAGCGGCTGACTCGCAGCGCCGAGCAGCAGACTCGGACCGGGTAGAGGCCGGCGAGATGATCGCGGATGAAGGCGTACTTCACGGCTGCTGGTTCGCGAAGAACGCCGTCGCTTTTTTTAGGATGTCGCGCTCCATGCGGAGCTGCTTGTTCTCGGCTTCGAGCTGGCGGATGCGTTGCTGGAGATCGGTCTCTTTGGGAACCTGAGATTGAGAGGTCGGCGCGGGAACGGGCAGATCGAGCTTCATCCAACGCCGCAGCGTCCAGCCGGTGATGCCGAGTTCGTTGGCCACCTTCTCGACCGAGACATCCGGCTGCGACGCCAGCCGGACGGCGGTCTCACGGAACTCCCGGGTGTACACCTTGCGTGCCATAATCGGACTCCTGTCGAACCATAACCGAGGTTCAACGGTGTCCGAAAGTCGTGGGCAGGGCCATGACGTTGGTTCCAGCCACGCGTCGGAGAGGATCATTCGCATCGTTCCACTCTGATCTTCGCATTGAGAGATCAGCGTGTGCCTTTGCTTTTCCGCCGAAGAAGACGCCTTCCCGCTAGGTCGTTCTGAGAGGCAATCGCAGCCCGAAAATACTCGCCAACGCCTTTCGTAAATCTCCGAAAAGCAGCGACTTGCAAAATATCCCCAATTCCCCCTTGCATCACGGTACGGGATTTGGTAGGATGCTCGCTGCGCCCCGAAATCTCCCCGCACCTCTACAGGATCTACCAAATGTTCCAGCCCTCCGACCAGCGCGGCAGCTCCGTCCACACGCCCCAAATCCAGCCCCCTCTCTCGACGCCCCCTTTCCAGCCCGGCTCCACCGGCGACTCTCCATCTCCCGCCCCGCCCACTTCCGAAGTCGGCCCGAGCTCCGCGTTCGTAGCCGCGCCCGAAATGCAGACTGCCCCTGAGCACTCTGCCGCTGGCCAATCTGCCGCCTTACCTCCGGCACCCGACATCGCACCTCCGAAATCACCGCACATCCCACATCCGCCATCCAAAAACATCTCTCCCGCGCAGACCGCTGACCAACCCCCCAAGCAGCCCGGCCGCTCCAGCGACGCCGCGCTCGCATCCCCAACGCGCTCCCATCCAACATCCCCGACCCCTTCTTCACATCCGCCATTCGACATCCCACATCCGACATTCCTCCCACACCCGCCCTCCCAACGCCTCTCTGAATCCGCGGCACGCGAACTCGAACAACTCAAATCTCAGTTGCACGCTCTCGCCTCCCCCGACGGCTTCGCCCCCTCGCGCGATGAGTTCGCCCGCGCGGTCCGCCAGGCGACGCCTCCTTACCGCAAGTTCTTCCGCGGCTACGACGACTTCATCCGATCCTGCGGCTACCGGTCCGCCACCGATCGCCGCCGCGAAATCGCCGCGAATCAACGCGCCGCCCAATGGCAAGCCCAATCGGAGGCGCAATCAACCGTCCAATCGACACGCCACCCGATCATCAACTCCGACCCCAACTCCGACCCACCTCACGAATCACCCATCGCATCACTCCCATCAGCCCCATCGGTCCCATCCGTCTCATCAAATCCTTCACGCGGTACACCCGCCCCATCCAAGCCTCCAATCAAGCCCCGCCCCCGCACCGACGAACTCTTCTACGGCGATCCGATCCACTGCTGCGACATGGCGCACGCACCCGTCAACGAGCAGGGCGTCGTGCTCCTCTTCGGCATCCTCGCCAAGAAACTCGGCTTCCGAATCGAAATGGTGCGCACCGGCTACCCCGATTGCGAAGCCAAACGCAAAGGCAAGGACGGCAAGTGGCGCCGCCTGCGCATCGAATTCGAATTCGTCACCAGCCGCTTCAATCACGACCCCGCCGGATGCGATCTCATCGTCTGCTGGGAAGATGATGCAAATCCCACCAACCTCGAAGTGCTCGAGCTGAAGAACCACGTCGGCAAAGAAGAACCCGCGCCCCCCGTGCCTCTCGTGCCCCCGGTGCCCGCCATGTCACAGCTCGCTGCTCCGAGCGATCAGTGCGTCTTGTCCGCAAACACCCCGCAGCCTCGAGACCCCGCACAACCTTCTGTCATCGAACCCAATGCCCCAGCGCCAGCCGCCCCCGCGTCGAATCGCTCCGAACCAACTGGCAAGCAAGCAACGCGCAGAACGCGACCACACAAGTCGCCCTCCGCTCCAAACGCACTCAACAAACGATCACGCCTCAAAAGTTCCCCTGCCACCAGAGCGTCCGGCAACCGAGCCCGCGCCAAACAATCCGCCCGCTCGTCCCCTTGATCGCGTCACGACGCGATCAGTGCGCCTCCCGCGCACTCCGCTTCCCATCGCAATCCGAAATCCGGAATTTGCGATTCCCCATTTCTTTTCCCGCACATTTCCCAGTCTTCTCTGCGTCTCCGCGCCTCCGTGGTGAACTCCCTGCATTTCTTTGGCCCTTTGGAACTTTGGCCCTTTGGCAATTTGAATCCTCCGCCCTTTGGCCATTTGAATTCTCCCCAATCCCCTCTCCCATTTTTCTCTGTGCCTCTGCGGTGACCCCGCCTTTCTTTGGCCCTTTGGAACTTTGGCTCTTTGGCCATTTCTCCCCTAAACTTCCCCTGACACAACATAAAGACGCCCACTCTTCGCTGGAGCCACCACATGCCTTCACCCAAAGTCGACCAATTCATCGCCGGCAAGCGCACCGCCGCTCAAGCCGAAGGCGCCGCTTCCCACTCCGTCATCAACCCCGCCACCGGCGAGACCATCGCGCAGGTCGATCTCGATGCCAAGCGCAGCGCCGAAGCCGCGGTGCAGGCCGCGTACGAAGCATTTCCATCCTGGTCCGCGACGCCCGTCGGCGACCGCTGCCAGTTCATGTTCAAGTACAAGGCGATCCTCGAAAAGCACTTCGAAGAACTCGCCTCGCTCATCGTGCAGGAGCACGGCAAGACCATGGCCGAAGCACGCGGCGACGTCCGCCGCGGCATCGACTGCGTCGAGTTCGCCTGCGCCGCGCCCACACTCATGATGGGCAAAACCCTCCCGCAAATCGCCGTCAGCAGTTCCTTCTGCCGCACTGAGGACAAGAGTGGAGT
The DNA window shown above is from Phycisphaeraceae bacterium and carries:
- a CDS encoding transposase; translated protein: MARKVYTREFRETAVRLASQPDVSVEKVANELGITGWTLRRWMKLDLPVPAPTSQSQVPKETDLQQRIRQLEAENKQLRMERDILKKATAFFANQQP